The following proteins are co-located in the Deltaproteobacteria bacterium genome:
- a CDS encoding ornithine cyclodeaminase family protein translates to MLILRPEEVEGLLSMAEAVGAVEKAFADWGKHAAINLTRRRLHFGDARLNTMPAALPSRQTIGLRIQSEILAVNGGVQTYPSRSPLVDVLFDTKTAAPVAMILSSTQRGLTQEGVALRTSDLMTCAISAVGTKWMSRPDSSELLLLGSGKQARNHLLAIRAIRRLRRVYVFSPTKANREKFANEMAEALKLDIVAVNAVNEAMPRADIVVAATNTNVPAFDGVSLPEGVHVTSIVGSNVGMVQAGVIAQKRRELDDATLKHAAVIGIASRELAVQDQQGDIYDQVQAGLLKWEDVAELREIVGAQRKGRSNATDITVFKNNGGQGIAELAIADLILTRAREKKLGVEIRWGEGY, encoded by the coding sequence ATGCTGATTCTCCGCCCCGAAGAAGTTGAAGGGCTGCTGTCGATGGCCGAAGCCGTCGGCGCGGTGGAAAAAGCGTTTGCCGACTGGGGCAAGCATGCTGCAATCAATTTGACGCGGCGTCGGCTCCATTTCGGCGACGCACGGTTAAATACCATGCCGGCGGCGCTGCCCTCGCGGCAGACCATCGGCTTGCGTATTCAGAGCGAGATTCTCGCCGTCAATGGCGGCGTCCAGACCTATCCATCGCGCAGTCCACTCGTCGACGTGCTGTTCGATACCAAGACCGCGGCCCCCGTGGCAATGATCCTTTCCTCGACCCAGCGCGGATTGACCCAAGAAGGGGTGGCGCTGAGGACTTCGGATCTCATGACCTGTGCGATCAGCGCCGTGGGGACGAAGTGGATGAGCCGCCCGGATTCGAGCGAATTGCTGCTGCTTGGTTCTGGCAAGCAAGCGCGCAATCATTTGCTGGCGATACGGGCCATTCGCAGGTTGCGTCGCGTTTATGTGTTCAGTCCGACGAAAGCGAACCGCGAGAAGTTCGCCAATGAAATGGCTGAAGCGCTAAAGCTCGATATCGTAGCGGTCAATGCCGTCAACGAAGCCATGCCGCGCGCCGACATAGTCGTGGCCGCCACCAACACGAATGTGCCGGCGTTTGACGGAGTATCACTTCCCGAGGGCGTCCATGTGACTTCGATCGTCGGCAGCAACGTGGGCATGGTCCAGGCTGGGGTGATCGCGCAAAAACGGCGCGAGCTCGACGACGCGACGCTAAAACATGCCGCGGTTATCGGCATCGCATCGCGTGAGTTGGCAGTCCAAGACCAGCAGGGCGATATTTACGATCAAGTGCAGGCAGGTCTATTGAAATGGGAGGATGTGGCTGAGCTCCGCGAAATCGTCGGCGCGCAAAGGAAGGGGCGATCGAACGCGACGGACATTACCGTATTTAAAAATAACGGCGGCCAGGGCATTGCCGAGTTGGCGATTGCCGATTTGATTCTCACGCGCGCCCGGGAGAAGAAACTTGGGGTGGAGATTAGGTGGGGAGAGGGGTATTAG
- a CDS encoding ABC transporter substrate-binding protein, translating to MNHLCRKYASELLGVVAILLLCAGSASSQSLQKVVTGWSSPSGNQAVVWVAKDGGYFQQQGLDVELVFVGAGSKMIQALLAGDIKIAQVGGAAPLSARLAGADIKIVAVSFNTLALSVMAHKDIRTMADLKGKRIGVSRYGSNTDFGIRYLLRKHGLVPDKDVAILQLGDAIASFAGLQAGTVQASIISYPTISLAKRAGFREIADIASDASFEYPGSSIVVTERTLLSQADLVRRFLAAYVQAIGRFKSDEPFTKQVIAQRLRIHDAAIVDESYRYAAQRLPKMPYPTANGMRMGLESLGSDPRVKSIRAEDFYDDTILRGLERDGVLKQLYR from the coding sequence ATGAACCATTTGTGTCGTAAGTACGCATCCGAATTGTTGGGAGTCGTCGCGATCCTATTGTTGTGCGCGGGATCGGCGTCGAGTCAGTCGTTGCAGAAAGTCGTCACCGGTTGGAGCTCTCCGTCTGGAAATCAAGCGGTGGTCTGGGTTGCCAAAGATGGCGGCTACTTTCAGCAACAGGGCCTTGACGTCGAGCTGGTTTTCGTCGGCGCGGGTTCGAAGATGATCCAGGCGCTCCTCGCCGGCGATATCAAGATTGCTCAGGTGGGTGGGGCGGCGCCACTCAGTGCGCGCTTGGCCGGCGCCGACATCAAGATCGTCGCCGTCAGCTTCAATACGTTGGCCCTGTCGGTGATGGCGCACAAAGATATCCGAACCATGGCCGATCTGAAGGGCAAGCGCATCGGCGTTTCACGTTACGGTAGCAATACCGATTTCGGTATCCGCTATCTGTTGCGTAAGCACGGCTTGGTGCCGGACAAAGACGTGGCGATCCTGCAATTGGGAGATGCGATTGCGAGCTTTGCGGGTTTGCAAGCTGGAACCGTACAGGCCAGCATCATTTCCTATCCGACGATTTCTCTGGCAAAGCGGGCAGGGTTCAGAGAAATCGCTGACATTGCATCGGACGCAAGTTTTGAGTACCCCGGGTCGAGCATCGTGGTCACCGAGCGGACTTTGCTGAGTCAGGCGGATCTGGTTCGGCGTTTCTTGGCAGCCTATGTGCAGGCGATCGGCCGCTTCAAAAGCGACGAGCCCTTTACCAAACAAGTAATCGCGCAGCGTTTGCGTATTCACGATGCCGCGATAGTTGACGAGTCCTATCGATACGCTGCCCAGAGACTGCCCAAAATGCCCTACCCAACAGCGAATGGCATGCGCATGGGGTTGGAGAGCCTTGGCAGCGACCCGAGGGTCAAGAGCATTCGCGCGGAAGACTTTTATGACGACACTATCCTGCGCGGCTTGGAACGCGACGGAGTTCTGAAACAGCTTTATCGTTAG
- a CDS encoding ABC transporter substrate-binding protein has translation MKMRLGWLRFLLVTLAFVGFRAYAQERVVISYSSVEAPNANWYIAHDRKMFQKYGVDVESIYIPSSSTVMNALIGGSVRAGNGSGGAIAAAAVAGANLVSVASFINTLPYELVVQESIKLPVDLKGKAIGIARIGSASDVAARVLLRGLGLEPDKDVAMVQSGSGAERVAAFRGGRIAGFPSPPGVIHLAKGIPHRVIITTAQLPKSLPFPYACLTTTKSYLVSNRETVRRILMALIEGTHFFKTRKEESKRLLAKYAKQTDEGFLEGSYVGNEPIYERVPLMTREGMEIQIKEALLRRPGFSLKFEDVVDESLVLQLQKEGFIEKLYKQ, from the coding sequence ATGAAGATGCGTCTCGGCTGGTTGCGGTTCTTGCTTGTGACGCTCGCCTTCGTGGGTTTTCGAGCGTACGCCCAGGAGCGCGTGGTTATTTCTTACAGCTCGGTGGAGGCGCCCAATGCCAACTGGTATATCGCCCACGATCGCAAGATGTTTCAGAAATACGGCGTCGACGTGGAGTCGATTTACATTCCGAGCTCGAGCACGGTGATGAATGCGCTGATCGGCGGTTCAGTGCGGGCCGGTAACGGCTCCGGCGGCGCCATCGCTGCCGCGGCGGTGGCGGGGGCCAACCTGGTGTCGGTGGCGAGCTTTATCAACACGCTGCCCTATGAATTGGTCGTCCAAGAATCGATCAAGTTACCGGTAGACTTGAAAGGCAAGGCGATCGGTATCGCGCGCATCGGTAGCGCGTCTGACGTGGCAGCGCGGGTGCTGCTCAGGGGATTGGGGTTGGAGCCGGACAAGGATGTGGCGATGGTGCAGAGCGGCAGCGGCGCCGAGCGTGTGGCCGCGTTTCGCGGCGGGCGCATTGCGGGCTTTCCTTCGCCCCCAGGTGTGATCCATCTCGCAAAGGGCATTCCCCACCGCGTCATCATCACCACCGCCCAATTGCCAAAAAGCCTGCCGTTTCCGTACGCTTGTTTGACCACGACTAAGAGCTACCTGGTGAGCAACCGCGAGACCGTCAGGCGCATCCTGATGGCGCTGATCGAAGGCACCCATTTTTTCAAGACGCGCAAAGAGGAAAGCAAGCGGTTGTTGGCCAAGTACGCCAAACAGACTGATGAAGGTTTTCTGGAAGGCTCCTACGTCGGCAACGAGCCGATCTATGAGCGTGTGCCGCTGATGACCCGCGAAGGCATGGAGATACAGATCAAAGAAGCGCTCTTGCGGCGACCGGGGTTTAGTTTGAAATTCGAGGACGTGGTGGATGAAAGCCTGGTCTTGCAGCTGCAAAAGGAAGGCTTCATCGAAAAGCTGTATAAGCAATGA